From Actinosynnema mirum DSM 43827, a single genomic window includes:
- a CDS encoding TRAFAC clade GTPase domain-containing protein — MPMTESLQAYVIPVASLLSISYLATLLKQRRNRKQAIMSHRTVQVMLLGLPESGKTVLFAAVYRALAYGGRDQVVLKADDNTAPHVLELTTALEQPGVELPPSNQLGTSVDLDFTFVVKDADGTTRDVCGLSFLDYAGEHANRLLHPGEAEPSKEVLESLDRADVLMGVLDGKRVLEVMKNGKDPKFFPELSELILLLTHAPQKVVHLVITKWDLIAELHTLAEVVERLNRFPPFQQFRDQCGGVLRIIPVSAFGMNGYLSHDVDGKALKAEERGLHWEPFNAATPFAHALRDVLEANVERLRANQEKASAGDYPAFFLSVGALLGMITISFPLLPGGEVQVELRPGQGGGDSPHRTADRERQDLDKVVRYLRRLSDDGVSKNLKHRERP, encoded by the coding sequence ATGCCGATGACCGAAAGTCTTCAGGCCTATGTGATACCCGTCGCTAGCCTGCTGTCGATCAGCTATCTGGCCACGCTGCTGAAGCAGCGGCGAAACCGCAAGCAGGCGATCATGAGCCACCGGACCGTCCAGGTGATGCTGCTCGGGCTGCCGGAATCGGGCAAGACCGTCCTGTTCGCCGCGGTCTACCGCGCACTGGCCTACGGGGGCCGCGACCAAGTGGTGCTTAAAGCGGATGACAACACCGCACCCCACGTGCTGGAACTGACCACAGCGCTGGAGCAGCCAGGGGTGGAACTGCCACCGAGCAACCAGCTCGGCACCTCGGTCGACCTGGACTTCACCTTCGTGGTCAAGGATGCCGATGGCACAACCCGCGATGTGTGCGGCCTGAGCTTCCTCGACTACGCGGGCGAGCACGCGAACAGGCTGCTGCACCCCGGCGAGGCGGAACCGTCCAAGGAGGTGCTCGAGTCGCTGGACCGAGCCGACGTGCTGATGGGCGTCCTCGACGGGAAGCGAGTGCTGGAGGTCATGAAGAACGGGAAGGACCCGAAGTTCTTCCCGGAACTGAGCGAGTTGATCCTGCTGCTGACCCATGCACCGCAAAAAGTGGTGCACTTGGTCATCACCAAGTGGGACTTGATCGCCGAGCTGCACACACTGGCCGAGGTGGTGGAACGCCTCAACCGGTTCCCACCGTTCCAGCAGTTCCGCGACCAGTGCGGCGGTGTGCTGCGGATCATCCCGGTGAGCGCGTTCGGGATGAACGGCTACCTGTCGCACGACGTGGACGGGAAGGCGCTCAAGGCCGAGGAGCGCGGGCTGCACTGGGAGCCGTTCAACGCGGCCACCCCCTTCGCGCACGCGCTGCGCGACGTGCTGGAGGCCAACGTGGAACGGCTGCGCGCGAACCAGGAGAAGGCTTCCGCAGGGGACTACCCCGCCTTCTTCCTGTCGGTGGGGGCACTACTGGGCATGATCACGATCTCGTTCCCGCTGCTCCCCGGCGGGGAGGTGCAGGTCGAGCTCAGGCCAGGGCAGGGTGGTGGCGACTCTCCTCATCGGACAGCGGACCGCGAGCGGCAGGACCTGGACAAGGTGGTGCGCTACCTGCGCAGGCTCTCGGACGACGGGGTGTCGAAGAACCTCAAGCACCGGGAGCGCCCGTGA